One Anopheles marshallii chromosome 3, idAnoMarsDA_429_01, whole genome shotgun sequence genomic region harbors:
- the LOC128711182 gene encoding uncharacterized protein LOC128711182 → MKAFCFTLTILCVVQSTLAYPRPDFGINGVVSGSALVKSTSNELSAAATATGSASFTPNSGYTKLSTVSNALQAIGDAVVDAGTAVASALNTLSTDTGGPTSTVFGAVNTKIDAFTGLLNGPFSGNLATLTSNTGADIPKQFQDSFTATKTSLSALKSTLATLKTNIDAAKTAAGGSSSVSAAIIRAKVPAKSVNDVVTAIRNLKTNMPLIQYVIESSLDNLRLIDSFVKDINTEVTGTVTGRYKISYEGFQLNLGTEASTINSKLTAGVGSPVSSIISSIKADLDANAKYTSDLATPIGNLANSILNTVSAKTTVITTAFTIYSTAVANVFADLASTLGSSICGAIKSVSEAQIANGGFSDFCFSKFSPRVFAQVALTIDAFDVCYEKEVNRLISFESSVQNVAVQISYNTADLLDNLSACLALPTTDTKGACFTMLGPYYTAVGTKVDSLLTSVSNLVAAEATASYNRLGACLNTAIASTALVSAGIKTDTTACMTSGPVAPAPSV, encoded by the exons ATGAAGGCGTTCTGCTTCACTTTAACGATTCTCTGTGTCGTCCAG agtaCTCTGGCCTACCCGAGACCAGACTTCGGAATCAATGGAGTAGTGTCGGGTTCGGCTTTGGTTAAGTCAACTTCGAATGAACTGAGCGCGGCAGCAACCGCCACAGGCAGCGCCTCATTCACACCCAATTCCGGTTATACTAAGCTTTCGACGGTCAGCAACGCCCTGCAGGCCATTGGTGATGCCGTAGTCGACGCCGGTACTGCGGTTGCGTCGGCACTGAACACTCTATCTACCGACACTGGCGGTCCAACTTCGACTGTGTTCGGTGCGGTCAATACCAAAATCGATGCCTTCACCGGTTTACTGAATGGGCCATTCAGTGGTAATTTGGCTACGTTGACATCCAATACTGGAGCGGACATTCCGAAGCAGTTCCAAGATTCGTTCACTGCCACTAAAACCTCATTGTCTGCCCTCAAATCGACACTTGCTACGCTCAAAACGAACATTGACGCTGCGAAAACTGCCGCCGGTGGATCGTCGTCCGTGTCAGCCGCCATCATTCGGGCGAAGGTGCCGGCCAAATCTGTCAACGACGTGGTAACGGCAATCCGCAATCTCAAAACAAATATGCCACTCATCCAGTACGTCATCGAGAGCTCGTTGGACAACCTTCGGCTTATTGACTCGTTCGTTAAGGACATAAATACCGAGGTCACCGGTACTGTGACAGGCAGATACAAGATCTCGTACGAAGGCTTCCAGCTGAACCTCGGCACGGAAGCGTCAACAATTAACTCAAAATTAACTGCCGGTGTCGGAAGTCCCGTCTCATCGATTATTTCAAGCATCAAGGCGGACTTGGATGCAAACGCCAAATACACTTCCGATCTGGCTACACCAATTGGCAACCTGGCTAATTCCATTCTGAATACAGTATCGGCTAAAACCACCGTCATAACCACGGCCTTCACTATCTACTCTACTGCTGTAGCGAACGTCTTCGCAGATCTGGCATCAACCCTCGGTTCAAGCATCTGCGGCGCGATCAAATCCGTATCGGAGGCGCAGATTGCTAACGGTGGCTTTTCCGATTTCTGCTTCAGCAAGTTCTCGCCACGAGTGTTCGCCCAGGTTGCGCTCACCATCGATGCGTTTGATGTGTGCTACGAGAAGGAGGTGAATCGCCTGATCAGCTTTGAATCGTCCGTCCAAAATGTTGCCGTACAGATTTCCTACAACACTGCCGACCTTCTAGACAACCTGAGTGCCTGTCTGGCACTGCCCACCACTGACACCAAAGGTGCCTGTTTCACGATG CTCGGTCCGTACTACACCGCTGTGGGTACGAAGGTAGACTCCCTTCTTACGTCGGTAAGCAATCTGGTTGCAGCAGAAGCGACAGCCAGCTACAATCGCCTCGGTGCCTGCCTCAACACCGCGATCGCGTCGACGGCTCTGGTCAGTGCAGGTATTAAGACGGATACCACTGCCTGCATGACAAGTGGCCCAGTCGCCCCAGCACCTTCTGTGTAG